The following are from one region of the Vitis riparia cultivar Riparia Gloire de Montpellier isolate 1030 chromosome 9, EGFV_Vit.rip_1.0, whole genome shotgun sequence genome:
- the LOC117921579 gene encoding PRA1 family protein F2 — protein sequence MTTYGTIPTSSAGDSPSLEYVSRAKERLRSGLATRRPWKEMFNIRSIGLPINFPDAVNRVKTNISFFRMNYVIIVLLILFLSLLWHPISLIVFIVMMAVWLFLYFLRDEPLVVFHRTIDDRVVLIVLLILTIVFLLLTHATLNILVSLLIGVAVVVLHAAFRKTDDLFLDEEAASAGGLLTTPGSTAGPSASS from the coding sequence ATGACGACGTACGGCACGATTCCGACGTCATCCGCGGGAGATTCTCCGAGTCTCGAGTACGTCTCCCGCGCAAAGGAACGTCTCAGATCGGGGCTCGCCACCAGGAGGCCATGGAAAGAGATGTTCAATATCCGGTCAATCGGACTCCCGATCAACTTCCCCGATGCGGTGAACAGGGTGAAAACGAACATCTCCTTTTTCCGGATGAATTACGTTATAATCGTTCTGCTGATTCTCTTCCTTAGCCTCCTGTGGCACCCGATCTCGCTGATCGTCTTCATCGTGATGATGGCGGTGTGGCTGTTCCTCTACTTCCTCCGCGACGAACCTCTGGTGGTTTTCCACCGTACGATTGACGATCGTGTGGTGCTGATAGTGCTTTTGATTCTTACAATCGTTTTCCTCTTGTTGACTCACGCTACACTCAACATTCTGGTATCGTTGCTGATCGGAGTGGCGGTGGTGGTGCTACACGCGGCGTTTAGGAAGACTGATGATCTCTTCCTGGACGAAGAGGCCGCCAGCGCCGGAGGCTTGCTGACGACGCCCGGCAGCACCGCCGGGCCTTCTGCGTCGTCTTAA
- the LOC117921994 gene encoding protein WHI4 produces MSHHAYDPYYHHAQGDRSGINTLFVSGLPDDVKPREIHNLFRRRPGFDSCQLKYTGRGNQVVAFATFFNHQTAVAALHALNGVKFDPQTGSILHIELARSNSRRKRVPGSGAYVVIDKRSKTSTNAHETSSDDGDSESDEPAKTSNPDSGNNDDLVTAKSGEMAVDPDSTLTAVNEQPEKTTDAGLPPCSTLFIANLGPTCTEDELKQVLSQYPGFNVLKMRAKGGMPVAFADFEEIEQANKAMDALQGSMLASSDRGGMHLEYARSKMRKP; encoded by the exons ATGTCCCACCACGCATACGATCCGTACTACCACCACGCCCAGGGGGACCGGTCGGGGATCAACACACTGTTCGTCTCCGGCCTTCCCGACGACGTCAAGCCCCGTGAGATTCACAATCTCTTCCGCCGCCGTCCAGGCTTCGACTCTTGCCAGCTCAAGTACACTGGCCGTGGCAATCAG GTTGTTGCATTTGCTACCTTTTTCAATCATCAAACCGCAGTTGCAGCACTTCATgcattaaat GGCGTAAAATTTGACCCTCAAACTGGATCCATTCTGCACATTGAATTGGCCAGATCAAACTCAAGAAGAAAACGTGTACCAG GTAGTGGTGCTTATGTTGTTATTGATAAAAGAAGTAAAACATCAACCAATGCCCACGAAACATCAAGTGATGACG GAGATAGTGAATCTGATGAACCAGCCAAGACAAGCAATCCTGACTCTGGAAACAATGATGATTTAGTGACTGCAAAGAG TGGTGAGATGGCAGTTGATCCTGACAGTACTCTAACGGCTGTAAAT GAGCAGCCAGAAAAGACAACTGATGCGGGTCTCCCACCATGTTCCACTTTATTCATTGCAAATCTGGGTCCAACTTGCACTGAAGATGAACTGAAGCAAGTTCTATCTCA ATACCCAGGATTTAATGTGCTCAAGATGCGAGCTAAAGGTGGAATGCCTGTTGCATTTGCTGATTTTGAG GAAATTGAGCAAGCTAATAAGGCAATGGATGCACTTCAAGGCAGCATGCTGGCATCCTCAGACAGGGGTGGCATGCACTTAGA ATATGCAAGGTCTAAAATGAGGAAGCCCTAG
- the LOC117921993 gene encoding inactive protein kinase SELMODRAFT_444075, with protein sequence MSKEQKRGKQEKSSEAAEKVVVAVKASKEIPKTALVWALTHVVQPGDCITLLVVVPAQSPGRKLWGFPRFAGDCASGHRKSHSGASSEQKCEITDSCSQMILQLHDVYDPNKINVKIKIVSGSPCGAVSGEAKRTEANWVVLDKQLKHEEKCCMEELQCNIVVMKRSQPKVLRLNLVGSHKMESETACQLPSEPDETAEKHSKTKNDSMKSIRGPVVTPSSSPELGTPFTATEVGTSSVSSSDPGTSPFFNSEVNGDLKKEESSHTKENLDLDESSSDTDNENLSPSSSVGFQPWMAGVLASHHQSSQHIEQSSKKSRDKTQPPTSKALLDKFSKIDRDARIGMMNYRSELDFSGNVREAISLSRNAPPGPPPLCSICQHKAPVFGKPPRWFSYAELELATGGFSQANFLAEGGFGSVHRGVLPDGQAVAVKQHKLASSQGDVEFCSEVEVLSCAQHRNVVMLIGYCIEDRRRLLVYEYICNGSLDSHLYGRHRDPLEWSARQKVAVGAARGLRYLHEECRVGCIVHRDMRPNNILITHDFEPLVGDFGLARWQPDGDTGVETRVIGTFGYLAPEYAQSGQITEKADVYSFGVVLVELVTGRKAVDLNRPKGQQCLTEWARPLLEEYAIDELVDPRLGNCYSEQEVYCMLHAASLCIRRDPHARPRMSQVLRILEGDMVMDSNYMATPGYDVGSQSGRIWSDQHQHFSGPILNEAYEEFSGKLSLEALRSAFWEKDKGRRTSSEGKL encoded by the exons ATGAGTAAGGAACAGAAGAGAGGGAAGCAGGAGAAATCCTCGGAGGCTGCCGAGAAGGTGGTTGTTGCGGTGAAGGCGTCGAAAGAAATCCCGAAAACTGCTCTGGTATGGGCCTTAACTCATGTTGTGCAGCCTGGGGATTGCATTACTCTGCTTGTTGTCGTCCCTGCACAAAGCCCAG GTAGAAAATTATGGGGTTTCCCAAGATTTGCAGGGGACTGTGCGAGTGGTCACCGGAAATCTCATTCAGGAGCAAGTTCAGAGCAGAAATGTGAGATTACAGATTCTTGTTCACAGATGATCCTTCAGCTTCATGATGTTTATGATCCAAACAAG ATAAATGTCAAGATAAAGATTGTCTCTGGATCACCATGTGGGGCAGTTTCTGGAGAGGCCAAAAGAACGGAAGCTAATTGGGTTGTATTGGATAA GCAGCTCAAACATGAGGAAAAATGCTGCATGGAAGAGCTGCAATGCAACATTGTGGTTATGAAGCGCTCCCAACCTAAAGTTCTCCGCTTGAATTTGGTTGGATCACATAAGATGGAATCTGAAACAGCCTGTCAATTGCCTTCTGAACCAGATGAAACAGCTGAAAAACATTCTAAAACCAAGAATGACTCGATGAAGTCCATTCGGGGCCCAGTTGTGACTCCAAGCAGTAGTCCGGAGTTGGGGACACCATTCACTGCAACTGAAGTTGGAACTTCATCAGTATCAAGCTCAGATCCAGGAACCTCACCATTCTTCAACTCCGAAGTGAATGGAGACCTAAAGAAAGAGGAATCATcacatacaaaagaaaatttggatCTTGATGAATCTAGTTCAGACACTGACAATGAAAATTTATCTCCATCTTCAAGTGTTGGGTTTCAACCTTGGATGGCAGGTGTTCTCGCTTCTCATCATCAATCCTCACAACATATTGAACAAAGTTCAAAGAAATCCAGGGATAAGACTCAACCTCCCACGTCTAAAGCTTTGCTAGATAAGTTCTCTAAAATTGATCGTGATGCTAGAATTGGAATGATGAACTATAGGTCAGAGCTGGACTTCAGTGGGAACGTTAGAGAAGCAATTTCATTATCCAGAAATGCGCCTCCTGGTCCACCTCCATTGTGTTCAATATGTCAACACAAGGCTCCTGTATTTGGAAAGCCCCCAAGGTGGTTCAGCTATGCCGAGCTGGAGCTTGCTACTGGTGGATTTTCACAAGCTAATTTCTTGGCAGAAGGCGGGTTTGGATCTGTCCACAGAGGGGTCCTACCTGATGGCCAAGCAGTTGCTGTGAAGCAACACAAATTGGCTAGTTCTCAGGGTGATGTTGAATTTTGCTCAGAAGTGGAAGTCCTGAGCTGTGCTCAGCACCGAAATGTTGTTATGCTGATTGGGTACTGTATAGAAGACAGAAGAAGGTTGCTGGTTTATGAATATATATGCAATGGCTCACTGGATTCTCATCTATATG GACGCCATCGAGATCCACTAGAATGGTCTGCTCGACAAAAAGTTGCTGTTGGAGCTGCTCGAGGTCTGCGTTACCTTCATGAAGAATGCAGAGTGGGTTGCATTGTCCACCGTGACATGCGACCCAACAACATCCTCATCACCCATGATTTTGAGCCACTG GTTGGGGATTTTGGCCTGGCTAGGTGGCAGCCTGATGGAGACACGGGTGTGGAAACAAGAGTAATTGGAACATTTGG GTATTTGGCTCCAGAATATGCTCAAAGTGGCCAAATCACAGAAAAGGCTGATGTATATTCTTTTGGGGTTGTCTTGGTGGAGCTTGTCACAGGACGAAAAGCTGTGGACCTTAACCGGCCCAAGGGTCAGCAATGCCTCACTGAATGG GCACGTCCTTTATTGGAAGAGTATGCCATTGATGAACTAGTAGACCCACGGCTGGGAAACTGTTATTCGGAGCAGGAGGTCTATTGCATGTTGCATGCAGCATCCTTGTGCATACGGAGGGATCCTCATGCAAGGCCTCGGATGTCACAG GTGTTACGCATTCTGGAGGGAGACATGGTTATGGACTCAAATTACATGGCAACCCCGGGTTATGATGTGGGCAGCCAGAGTGGGCGGATTTGGTCAGACCAGCATCAACATTTCAGTGGTCCAATATTAAACGAGGCATATGAAGAATTCAGTGGTAAGCTGTCCCTTGAAGCGCTAAGGTCAGCCTTCTGGGAGAAGGATAAGGGCAGGAGGACTTCAAGCGAAGGCAAATTGTAA